CGCCGAGGAGTCCGGGAACGACCTGCTGCTGTTCACCAGCGCCGCGATGTCCGGGCCGGTGCGCAGCATCTACGCCGGCGGCGAGAACAAGCTCCGCCTGGTGGACGGCGCCGTGCTGCTCGGGCGGGACGAGATCCCCGCCGACCTGGAGCAACTGGTCGCCGAGGAGTACCCGTTCGTGTTCATCGGGCGGCGGTTCCTGGACGACGGGCGCGAGGTGCCCAACGTGTCGCCGGACTACCGGGGGGCGGGGCGGGCGCTGGCCGGCCGGATCGCCGCGCTCGGGCACCGCGAAATCCGCTATGTGGGCGCGAATTCCGGGCTGCCGGCCACCGCGGACCGGCTCGCCGGGCTGCGCGACGGCGATCTCACGGTGTCGGAGTCCTTCCCGAAGCTCGACGAGATCTCCCCCGCCTTCGTTCGAGAACTGCGCGAAAGCGGGGCCACCGCGGTGGTCGCGGAGAACGTCGACTACGCCGAGGCGGTGCGCGCGGTGGCCGCGGACCTGCCGGTCGCCGTCGCCGGGATCTCCGAGGAGAGCGAAGACGACTTCTGGTCCGGCTACGGCATTCCCGGCCGCCTGGTCGGCCGCCGCGCGCTCGAACAACTGCTGGCCGCGCTGGACGGCGGCGGCGCTGCGATCAGCACCGTCGACTGCCCGCAGCGCGAGGGGACCACGCTCACCCGCGCCTGACACTGCCGACCCCAACGGAGAGGTTGCATGAGAAAGCGATGGGGGCGCCTGTTCGCCGTGTCCGCGGTCGCGCTGACCGCGGCCTGCGGGATCGGCGACCGCGCCGGCGCAGACACCGTCACCATGACGGTCTGGACGTCAAACCAGGAACAGCTCGGCCTGCTCAACCGGCTCGCCGGGGAGTTCTCGGCGCAGCACGGCGGCACGCCGGTGCGGATCCAGACCGTGCCGCAGGCCGACTACACGACGAAGGTGTCCGTCCGGTTGGCCGGCGGCGACCCGCCGGACCTCGGCTGGCTCGGCGCGCCGGACGCGGTCGGCATGGCCGCCACCGAGGTGCTCGCCGACGTCGGGCCCGCCCTGCGAGCCGACCCCGCGTACCGGCTGGGCGACTTCGTGCCGAGCGCGTTCACCAACTGGCAGAACGGCGACGCGGTGTACGGAGTGCCGTTCTCCACCAGTCCGTTCTTCGTCGTCTACAACCGGGACTTCTTCTCCCGCGCCGGTCTGCCCGAGCCCGCCGAGCTGGCCGCGCGTGGCGAGTGGACGTGGGACCGGCTGGCCGCCCTCGCGCGGGACCTGCAACCGACGTTGCCGGGTGGCAGCTACGTGTTCCAGAGCAACGAAGGCAGCTTGTACGGACCGCTGCCGGTGTCGTGGCCGACGCTGGACCCGCTGCTGCGGGCTCACGGCGCGCGCTTCGCATCCGGCGACCAGTGCACAATGGACTCGCCGCAAGCCGTACGGGCCATCGAGACCCTGCACCGCATGGCGTTCACCGACGGCACCGCGGTGCCGCCCGGCGCGCAGGCGGACTTCTACGCCGGCAACGCGGCACTGACGATCACCCAGCTCTCCCGGTTGTCCCAGCTGAAGGGCGCGAAGTTCCAGTACGGCTTCGCCCCGCTCCCCGCCGGCCCCGGAGGTCAGCCGCAGGTGACCGGGCAGGCCGGGCTGGTCGTGTTCCAGCAGGCGCCGCATCGGGACCTGGCGATCGACTTCCTCAAGTTCCTCACCGGCGAACGCTCGATGCGTGAGCTCGCCCGGTTCTTCCCGCCGCCGCGCCAGTCCGTGCTCGCCGATGCCACACAGGTGTACGACGGCAACGCGCTGCCGCCGGACGCGATCAGGAACATCCTCGTGCCGGGCATCACCGAGGGGCAGGCGTTCCAGTACCCGCGGACGTGGCCGGAGATCAAGACCGCGGCGCAGCCGGTGTTCGACGAGCTGTGGTCACCCGGCGCGAACGTGGCCGGAGCGCTGTCCGAGCTGTGCAGCGAGGTCGGCCCGCTGCTGCGCGAGAAGAGTTAGGGGGAGGTCGTGGTCGCACGGCGCCGCGTCCGCGAGACGCTGACCGGTTACCTGCTCATCACCCCGCAGATGATCGGGTTCACGCTGTTCGTGCTGGTCCCGCTGGTGTCCGTCGTGGTCCTGTCGTTCACCCACACGGACCTGCGCTCGGGCGTGTCGAAACCGGCGGGGTGGGAGAACTACCGGGAACTGCTCACCGGGGACGCCACCTTCTGGCACTCGCTGGCGGTCACCGGGGTGTTCGCGCTCGGGCTCGTGGTGATCAACGTCGGGTTGTCGCTCGGGCTCGCGCTCGTGCTCCACCGCCGACCGCCGGGAGCCGAGGTGTTCCTCACGCTCGCCTTCCTGTCCGTCATCACCTCGCAGGCGGCGTGGGCGCTGGTGTGGCGGTTCCTGTTGCAGGGCAAGGGCGGCGGGGTCAACGAGTTCCTCTCGGTCTTCGGCATCACCGGCCCGAACTGGCTGTTCGAGGCCCAGCCGTCGCTGGTGGCGGTGACCGTGGTGGCGGCGCTGAAGACGGTCGGGCTGAAGGCCGTGATCTTCCTCGCCGCGCTGCGCAACATGCCGTCGGAGACCCTGGAAGCGGCGCGGCTGGACGGCGCGAGCGAGTGGCGCGTGACCAGGCACATCGTGCTGCCGCTGATCGCGCCCACCACGCTG
The window above is part of the Amycolatopsis thermoflava N1165 genome. Proteins encoded here:
- a CDS encoding carbohydrate ABC transporter permease yields the protein MVARRRVRETLTGYLLITPQMIGFTLFVLVPLVSVVVLSFTHTDLRSGVSKPAGWENYRELLTGDATFWHSLAVTGVFALGLVVINVGLSLGLALVLHRRPPGAEVFLTLAFLSVITSQAAWALVWRFLLQGKGGGVNEFLSVFGITGPNWLFEAQPSLVAVTVVAALKTVGLKAVIFLAALRNMPSETLEAARLDGASEWRVTRHIVLPLIAPTTLVVVLITFIGSFQVFDYIQLMTHGGPAHATSVLAYYLYEQAFQLFRTGYASAIAVVLFGLTLLLVAAQWWARRKWVHSE
- a CDS encoding LacI family DNA-binding transcriptional regulator yields the protein MRITGRGRPRRVSQADIARRAGVTQAAVSLILRDKATTIPEETRQRVLAIAREMGYRADPLARRLAKGRSQLLGIFTYERVFGTAQRSLYHPFLLGIEEAAEESGNDLLLFTSAAMSGPVRSIYAGGENKLRLVDGAVLLGRDEIPADLEQLVAEEYPFVFIGRRFLDDGREVPNVSPDYRGAGRALAGRIAALGHREIRYVGANSGLPATADRLAGLRDGDLTVSESFPKLDEISPAFVRELRESGATAVVAENVDYAEAVRAVAADLPVAVAGISEESEDDFWSGYGIPGRLVGRRALEQLLAALDGGGAAISTVDCPQREGTTLTRA
- a CDS encoding ABC transporter substrate-binding protein, producing the protein MRKRWGRLFAVSAVALTAACGIGDRAGADTVTMTVWTSNQEQLGLLNRLAGEFSAQHGGTPVRIQTVPQADYTTKVSVRLAGGDPPDLGWLGAPDAVGMAATEVLADVGPALRADPAYRLGDFVPSAFTNWQNGDAVYGVPFSTSPFFVVYNRDFFSRAGLPEPAELAARGEWTWDRLAALARDLQPTLPGGSYVFQSNEGSLYGPLPVSWPTLDPLLRAHGARFASGDQCTMDSPQAVRAIETLHRMAFTDGTAVPPGAQADFYAGNAALTITQLSRLSQLKGAKFQYGFAPLPAGPGGQPQVTGQAGLVVFQQAPHRDLAIDFLKFLTGERSMRELARFFPPPRQSVLADATQVYDGNALPPDAIRNILVPGITEGQAFQYPRTWPEIKTAAQPVFDELWSPGANVAGALSELCSEVGPLLREKS